GTCATGATCGGTGAGCGCACCAACGTCACCGGGTCGAAGAGGTTCCGCAGGCTGATCGAGGCCGACGACTTCCAGAGCGCCGTCGACGTCGCGCTGGAGCAGGTCCGCGGCGGCGCGAACCTCATCGACGTGAACATGGACGCCGACCTGCTCGACAGCGAGCAGGCCATGACCACGTTCCTCAACTACATCGCCACCGAGCCGGAGATCGCCCGCGTCCCGGTGATGATCGACAGCTCGCGGTGGAGCGTGCTCGAGGCCGGGCTCAAGTGCGTCCAGGGCAAGGGCGTGGTCAACTCGATCAGCCTCAAGGAGGGCGAGGAGCCGTTCCTCGCCCAGGCCCGGCGCATCCGCGACCTCGGCGCGAGCGCGGTCGTGATGGCGTTCGACGAGCAGGGCCAGGCCGACAGCGCCGAGCGCAAGGTCGCCATCTGCGAACGCGCCTACGCGTTGCTGACCCAGCAGGTCGGATTCCCGCCCGAGGACATCATCTTCGATCCCAACGTGCTCGCGATCGCCACGGGCATGGAGGAGCACAACGGCTACGGCAAGGCGTTCCTCGACGCGCTCCCGCAGATCAAGCAGCGTTGTCCCGGCGTGCGGATCAGCGGCGGCATCTCCAACCTGTCGTTCGCCTTCCGCGGCAACGACGTGGTCCGCGAGGCCATCCACTCGGCGTTCCTGTTCCACGCGATCCCGCTCGGCCTCGACATGGGCATCGTCAACGCCGGCCAGCTCGCGGTGTACGAGGACATCCCGAAGGACCTCCTCGAACTCGTCGAGGACGTCCTGTTCGACCGCCGCCCCGACGCCACCGACCGGTTGGTCACCCACGCGGGGACCGTCGGCGGGAAGGGCACGCAACGCGTCGTCGACCTGACCTGGCGCGAGGGCACCGTGGACGAACGGCTCTCGCACGCGCTCGTGCACGGCATCGTCGACTTCATCATCGACGACACCGAGGAGGCCCGGTTGACCGCCGCCCGGCCCCTCGACGTCATCGAGGGCCCGCTGATGGACGGCATGAAGATCGTCGGTGACCTGTTCGGCTCGGGACGGATGTTCCTGCCGCAGGTGGTGAAGAGCGCGCGGGTGATGAAGCGCGCGGTGGCCCACCTGGAGCCGTTCATGGACGCGGAGAAGGAGGCGCTGATCGCCTCCGGCGGCACCCACCGCGGCAACGGCAAGGTCGTGATGGCCACCGTCAAGGGCGACGTGCACGACATCGGCAAGAACATCGTCGGCGTGGTGCTCGGCTGCAACAACTACGACGTGATCGACCTGGGCGTCATGGTCCCGGCCGCGAAGATCCTCGACACCGCGATCGCCGAGGGCGCCGACGTCATCGGGCTCTCCGGGCTGATCACGCCGTCGCTGGACGAGATGGTGTCGGTGGCCGCGGAGATGCAGCGGCGGGGGATGTCGTTGCCGCTGCTGATCGGCGGGGCCACCACGTCGCGCCAGCACACCGCGGTGCGGATCGCGCCCGCCTACGACGCCACCACCGTGCACGTCCTGGACGCCTCCCGCGTCACCGGTGTCGTGTCGGCCCTGCTCGACCCCGACCGCGCCGGCACCCTCGACGCGGACAACCGGGTCGAGCAGGACCGCATGCGCACCGAGCACGAGGGCCGCCACGCCGTCCCGCTGCTCACCGTCGAGCAGGCCAGGGCCAACGCCGAGCGGATCTCCTTCGACGACCTGCCGGTGCCCCCGTTCACCGGGATCCAGGAGGTCGAGCCCACCCTCACCGAGCTGCGCGAGCTGATCGACTGGACGTTCTTCTTCTTCGCCTGGGAGCTGAAGGGCCGCTACCCGAAGATCCTGGAGAACCCCGTCGCGAAGGACCTGTTCGACGACGCCGTCGAGATGCTCGACGAGATCGTCGCGGACGGATCGCTGCGCGCGCGGGGGGTGTACGGCTTCTGGCCGGCCCACGCCGAGGGCGACGACCTGGTCGTCGACGGGGTGCGCCTGCCGATGCTGCGCCAGCAGACGAAGAAGCCCGACGGCCGGCCGAACCGGTGCCTCGCCGACTTCGTGTCCCCCGACGGCGATCACCTGGGCGGGTTCGCCGTCGCCATCCACGGCGCCGAGGAGCTGTCCGCCCGCTTCGAGTCCGAGCAGGACGACTACCGCTCGATCATGGTCAAGGCGCTGGCCGACCGGCTGGCCGAGGCCTTCGCCGAGTGGGTGCACCTGCGGGCCCGTCGCGAGTGGTTCGAGCCCGACGCGCAGCCGGAGCTCGCCGACCTGCACGCGGAGCGCTTCCGCGGCATCCGCCCCGCGTTCGGCTACCCGGCCAGCCCCGAGCACACCGAGAAGCGCGAGCTGTTCGACCTGCTCGGCGCGGAGAAGGTGGGGCTGGCGCTGACCGAGTCGTTCGCGATGACACCGGCGGCCGCCGTGAGCGGAGTGATCTTCGCGCACCCGGGTTCGCGCTACTTCACCGTCGGGCGGATCGGGCGCGACCAGGTCGAGGACTACGCGGCGCGGCGCGGCACGTCGGTCGAGGAGGCCGAGCGGTGGCTGCGGCCCAACCTGGCCTACGACCCCGAATGACGACCACCACTCCGGCGGCGGTGCTCTGGGACATGGACGGCACGCTCGTCGACTCGGAGAAGGTCTGGACGGTCTCGCTCGCCGACACCGCCCGGGCACTGGGCGGCGAGCTGAGCGCGGCCGCCCGCGAGGCCATCATCGGCTCCAACCTGCCGCGGACGCTCGGGATCATGTTCGACGACCTCGGCCTGCCCCGCGACGCCGACCGGATGGCCGATGCGGAGCGGCTGATCCTGCGCCGCACCGGCGAGCTGTTCCGGGAGGGGCTGGAGTGGCGACCGGGCGCGCAGGCCGCGCTGCGGACGGTGCGGGAGGCCGGCTGGCCCACCGCGCTGGTCACCAACACCGTCCGCGAGCTCACCGAGCTGGCGCTCGACGGCATCGGCCGGGAGCACTTCACGGTGTCGGTCTGCGGCGACGAGGTGCCCCGCGGCAAGCCCGACCCCGACCCGTACCTGCGGGCCGCGGAGCTGCTCGGCGTCGACGTGCGCGACTGCCTGGCCGTGGAGGACTCGCCGACCGGCGCGCTGGCCGCCGAGCGGGCCGGGGCGGCGGTGCTGGTGGTGCCCTGCGAGGTGCCGGTCCCGGCCGGCCCGGGCCGGGTCGAGCGCGACTCGCTGGTCGGTCTGACCGCCGCCGGCGTGCGCGACGACTACACCCGGGCACGGGGGCGGGACGCCGCGTGAGACCGTTGGACCGCACGGGCCGGCCTCTCGTCGGGGTTCGTTGCGCGTTCCACCGCTCCCACCGCCCGTCCGGCGCAGGTGAGCGGCCGGAGGCAGCAGCCACCCGACGGCGACGGGGCACGTCGTGCACGACATATGACACTGGTTCCGTGAGAGGTGAATCCCGGTGAAGACCTTCGACGAGCTCTACGCCGAGCTGACGGAGAAGGCCGCCACGAAGCCCGCGGGGTCGGGCACTGTGGAGGCACTCGCGGCGGGCGTCCATGCGCAGGGCAAGAAGGTCCTCGAGGAGGCGGGCGAGGTGTGGCTCGCCGCCGAGCACGAGGCCGACGACGCCCTCGCCGAGGAGATCTCGCAGCTGCTCTACCGCGTGCAGGTTCTGATGATCGGCCGCAAGATCACGCTCGAAGACGTCTACAAGTTCCTGTAAGGCCGAAACACCGAAGGACGAGCTCATGCTTCGCGTCGCACTCCCGAACAAGGGCACCCTGGCCGAACCCGCCGCAACGATGATGCGCGAGGCCGGTTACCGGCAGCGTTCGGACTCGCGCGACCTGTCGATGCAGGACGACGAGAACGGCATCGAGTTCTTCTACCTGCGGCCCAAGGACATCGCCACCTACGTCGGATCCGGCGACCTGCACCTGGGCGTCACCGGAGCCGACCTCATGGAGGAGTCCGGCAGCCAGGTCCAGACGGTGCTGGAGCTGGGCTTCGGCCAGTCGAAGTTCCGCTACGCCGCCCCCGTCGACGGCGACATCGGCAAGCTGGAGGACCTCGAGGGCAAGACGATCGCTACGTCCTACCCCCGGCTGGTGCGCTCGCACCTGGCCCGCAACCGGGTGCGCTCGGAGATCGTCAAGCTCGACGGCGCCGTGGAGATCTCGGTGCAGCTCGGCCTGGCCGACGCCATCGCCGACGTCGTGTCCTCCGGGCGGACGCTGCGCCAGCACAACCTGCAGGTCATCGGCGACGCGATCGCGCAGTCGGAGGCCACGCTGATCGAGCGCGAGCCGCGGCCCGACCGCGAGGAGTCGGTCGACACCAAGAACGAGAAGATCGTCTTCATCGAGCGGCTGCGCGGCGTGGTCTACGCCCGCCAGTACCTGATGCTCGACTACGACTGCCGCAACGAGCTGCTCGACCGGGCGAAGAAGATCAGCCCCGGGCTGCAGGCCCCCACCGTGTCGCCGCTCACCGAGGCCGGCTGGTCCGCGGTGCGGTCGATGGTCGTCAAGCGCGAGGTCAACCGGGTGATGGACCAGCTCGCGCAGCTCGGGGCCCGCGCGATCCTGGCGTCGGAGATCCGGTCCTGCCGCGCGATCGACGGCCGGGGCTGACCTAGCTGCGCGGCCGCACGGTCAGGCCCTGGGTCGTGCGGCCCACGTGCCCGTCGGTGTCGAAGAGCAGGCCGGTGGCGGTGCCGAGCCCGGTCGGGCCGATCACGCTGCTCGCCCGCACCCCGACCCACTCGCCGGCGGGGACGCGGTGCAGGTGCACCGTCAGCTCGGTGTTGACGTAGAGCCAGTGGCGGATGTCCAGCGGCGACCCGATGCCGTTGGCGCTGTCGCCGACCACGGCCAGGCGCTGCAGCGGGGTGATCTCCTCGCCCTCGACCAGCGCCACCCGGGGGCGGCCCCACAGCTCGCCCGGACCGGGGACGTCCCATCCGCCGGACACCCACCGCCACTCGACGGCGTCGATGTAGCCGGGCAGCCAGCCCTCGGCCCGGTCGGGGTGGACCTGGACGCCGTCGGGCGGGGGCAGGGCGGGCTCGGTGCCCGACACGACCTCGGCGGTGTCGCCCTCGGCCAGGCGCCACGCGCGGGCCCGCAGCACGGCGCGGCCCCCGGCCAGCATCTCCGCCCCGAGCAGCTCGATGCTGCGGCCCGGCCGCTCCATCCGGGCACGGACCTCGACCTCGCCCGCCGGGATCCGCCCCAGCACCTCGACGGTGACCCGGGACAGCGCGGTGCCGGGCCGGGGCGCGCACCGCTCGAACGCCCGGATCAGCAGCGCGGCGGGCGGGCCGCCGTGCTGGGCGTCGGCGAACCACGGCCCGGTGGTGGAGAAGGTGGCGTGGAAGCGCTCGCCGTCGGGGCCGTCGAGCGGGCGGTAGAAG
This sequence is a window from Pseudonocardia petroleophila. Protein-coding genes within it:
- the hisG gene encoding ATP phosphoribosyltransferase, giving the protein MLRVALPNKGTLAEPAATMMREAGYRQRSDSRDLSMQDDENGIEFFYLRPKDIATYVGSGDLHLGVTGADLMEESGSQVQTVLELGFGQSKFRYAAPVDGDIGKLEDLEGKTIATSYPRLVRSHLARNRVRSEIVKLDGAVEISVQLGLADAIADVVSSGRTLRQHNLQVIGDAIAQSEATLIEREPRPDREESVDTKNEKIVFIERLRGVVYARQYLMLDYDCRNELLDRAKKISPGLQAPTVSPLTEAGWSAVRSMVVKREVNRVMDQLAQLGARAILASEIRSCRAIDGRG
- a CDS encoding phosphoribosyl-ATP diphosphatase, which codes for MKTFDELYAELTEKAATKPAGSGTVEALAAGVHAQGKKVLEEAGEVWLAAEHEADDALAEEISQLLYRVQVLMIGRKITLEDVYKFL
- a CDS encoding thioesterase family protein, whose amino-acid sequence is MPDLEPFYRPLDGPDGERFHATFSTTGPWFADAQHGGPPAALLIRAFERCAPRPGTALSRVTVEVLGRIPAGEVEVRARMERPGRSIELLGAEMLAGGRAVLRARAWRLAEGDTAEVVSGTEPALPPPDGVQVHPDRAEGWLPGYIDAVEWRWVSGGWDVPGPGELWGRPRVALVEGEEITPLQRLAVVGDSANGIGSPLDIRHWLYVNTELTVHLHRVPAGEWVGVRASSVIGPTGLGTATGLLFDTDGHVGRTTQGLTVRPRS
- a CDS encoding HAD family hydrolase, whose amino-acid sequence is MTTTTPAAVLWDMDGTLVDSEKVWTVSLADTARALGGELSAAAREAIIGSNLPRTLGIMFDDLGLPRDADRMADAERLILRRTGELFREGLEWRPGAQAALRTVREAGWPTALVTNTVRELTELALDGIGREHFTVSVCGDEVPRGKPDPDPYLRAAELLGVDVRDCLAVEDSPTGALAAERAGAAVLVVPCEVPVPAGPGRVERDSLVGLTAAGVRDDYTRARGRDAA
- the metH gene encoding methionine synthase, coding for MSVKDLRDLLDQRVAVLDGAWGTMLQSAGLSPADYRNDQLADHTHDVTGDPDLLNITSPDVVLDVHRRYLAAGADITTTNTFTATGIAQADYGLEHLVREMNVRGARLARQAADEAEAQDGGRRFVAGSVGPLNVTLSLSPKVEDPAFRRVTFDQVRDTYAEQISALAEGGVDLLMFETIFDTLNVKAAVAAAREVAPQLPLWISVTIVDLSGRTLSGQTVEAFWNAVAHADPLVVGVNCSLGAAEMRPHVADLAKFAGTYVSSHPNAGLPNAFGGYDETPEQTAAQLREFAHAGLVNIVGGCCGTTPEHIAAIAETVRGTAPRPVPEIGAATRYSGLEPFAIGADTGFVMIGERTNVTGSKRFRRLIEADDFQSAVDVALEQVRGGANLIDVNMDADLLDSEQAMTTFLNYIATEPEIARVPVMIDSSRWSVLEAGLKCVQGKGVVNSISLKEGEEPFLAQARRIRDLGASAVVMAFDEQGQADSAERKVAICERAYALLTQQVGFPPEDIIFDPNVLAIATGMEEHNGYGKAFLDALPQIKQRCPGVRISGGISNLSFAFRGNDVVREAIHSAFLFHAIPLGLDMGIVNAGQLAVYEDIPKDLLELVEDVLFDRRPDATDRLVTHAGTVGGKGTQRVVDLTWREGTVDERLSHALVHGIVDFIIDDTEEARLTAARPLDVIEGPLMDGMKIVGDLFGSGRMFLPQVVKSARVMKRAVAHLEPFMDAEKEALIASGGTHRGNGKVVMATVKGDVHDIGKNIVGVVLGCNNYDVIDLGVMVPAAKILDTAIAEGADVIGLSGLITPSLDEMVSVAAEMQRRGMSLPLLIGGATTSRQHTAVRIAPAYDATTVHVLDASRVTGVVSALLDPDRAGTLDADNRVEQDRMRTEHEGRHAVPLLTVEQARANAERISFDDLPVPPFTGIQEVEPTLTELRELIDWTFFFFAWELKGRYPKILENPVAKDLFDDAVEMLDEIVADGSLRARGVYGFWPAHAEGDDLVVDGVRLPMLRQQTKKPDGRPNRCLADFVSPDGDHLGGFAVAIHGAEELSARFESEQDDYRSIMVKALADRLAEAFAEWVHLRARREWFEPDAQPELADLHAERFRGIRPAFGYPASPEHTEKRELFDLLGAEKVGLALTESFAMTPAAAVSGVIFAHPGSRYFTVGRIGRDQVEDYAARRGTSVEEAERWLRPNLAYDPE